Proteins encoded within one genomic window of Streptomyces kaniharaensis:
- a CDS encoding PH domain-containing protein: MSTPAELPVTWAPRRTRAVLLPVCALLVVLFAVMALALPENWQLNDRIMMVCSGVAFACAGLMLARPRVTADAEGVTVVNFVRRRRLAWAEIVRVNFRQGDPWATLDLSDGTSLAAVGIQSGVGKSQAIANARALRDLVEHHAQV; this comes from the coding sequence GTGTCCACGCCCGCCGAGCTCCCCGTCACCTGGGCCCCGCGCCGTACCCGCGCCGTGCTGCTGCCGGTCTGCGCGCTGCTCGTGGTGCTGTTCGCCGTGATGGCGCTCGCGCTCCCGGAGAACTGGCAGCTCAACGACCGGATCATGATGGTGTGCAGCGGCGTGGCGTTCGCGTGCGCCGGTCTGATGCTTGCCCGTCCGCGGGTGACCGCCGACGCCGAGGGCGTGACGGTGGTCAACTTCGTCCGCCGCCGCCGGCTCGCCTGGGCCGAGATCGTCCGGGTCAACTTCCGCCAGGGAGACCCGTGGGCCACCCTCGACCTCTCCGACGGCACCTCGCTGGCCGCGGTCGGCATCCAGTCCGGCGTCGGCAAGTCCCAGGCGATCGCGAACGCCCGCGCCCTGCGCGACCTCGTCGAGCACCACGCCCAGGTCTGA
- the hisG gene encoding ATP phosphoribosyltransferase, with the protein MLRIAVPNKGSLSGPAAEMLHEAGYRQRKDPKELVLVDPDNQVEFFFLRPRDIAVYVGSGRLDIGITGRDLLLDSHSDAEEVLALGFAGSTFRFARPEGVAVEDVKGLEGLRIATSYTGLVEQHLADHGVKATVTKLDGAVETAVQLGVADVIADVVETGTSLRNAGLEVFGEPILVSDAVVIRPKGAGDDQAVEQFLRRLQGVLVARRYVLMDYDIRAEKVSAAVALTPGLESPTVSPLHTEGWVAVRAMVLRKEAQRIMDDLWSIGARAILVTNIHACRL; encoded by the coding sequence ATGCTGCGCATCGCCGTCCCCAACAAGGGTTCTCTCTCGGGTCCCGCGGCGGAGATGCTCCATGAGGCCGGCTACCGCCAGCGGAAGGACCCCAAGGAGCTCGTCCTCGTCGACCCGGACAACCAGGTCGAGTTCTTCTTCCTCCGGCCGCGCGACATCGCCGTCTACGTCGGCTCCGGCCGCCTGGACATCGGCATCACCGGCCGCGACCTGCTGCTGGACTCGCACTCCGACGCCGAGGAGGTGCTCGCCCTCGGCTTCGCCGGGTCGACCTTCCGCTTCGCCCGCCCCGAGGGCGTCGCCGTCGAGGACGTGAAGGGCCTGGAGGGCCTGCGGATCGCGACCTCGTACACCGGCCTGGTCGAGCAGCACCTCGCCGACCACGGGGTGAAGGCGACCGTCACCAAGCTGGACGGCGCGGTGGAGACCGCGGTGCAGCTGGGCGTCGCCGACGTGATCGCCGACGTCGTGGAGACCGGCACCAGCCTGCGCAACGCGGGCCTGGAGGTGTTCGGCGAGCCGATCCTGGTCTCCGACGCCGTGGTGATCCGCCCCAAGGGCGCGGGCGACGACCAGGCGGTGGAGCAGTTCCTGCGCCGCCTCCAGGGCGTGCTGGTGGCCCGCCGCTACGTGCTGATGGACTACGACATCCGCGCCGAGAAGGTCAGCGCCGCCGTCGCGCTCACCCCGGGCCTGGAGTCGCCGACCGTCTCCCCGCTGCACACCGAGGGCTGGGTGGCCGTCCGCGCGATGGTGCTCCGCAAGGAGGCCCAGCGGATCATGGACGACCTGTGGAGCATCGGCGCCCGGGCCATCCTGGTCACCAACATCCACGCCTGCCGCCTCTGA
- a CDS encoding phosphoribosyl-ATP diphosphatase, translating into MASKTFEELFAELQQKAATGDPSSSRTAQLVQQGVHAIGKKVVEEAAEVWMAAEFQSDEQTAEEISQLLYHLQVMMIARGLTLDDVYQYL; encoded by the coding sequence ATGGCTTCGAAGACATTCGAGGAGCTCTTCGCCGAGCTCCAGCAGAAGGCCGCCACCGGCGACCCCTCGTCCTCCCGCACCGCGCAGCTCGTCCAGCAGGGCGTCCATGCGATCGGCAAGAAGGTCGTCGAGGAGGCCGCCGAGGTCTGGATGGCCGCCGAGTTCCAGTCGGACGAGCAGACGGCGGAGGAGATCTCGCAGCTCCTCTACCACCTCCAGGTGATGATGATCGCCCGCGGCCTGACGCTCGACGACGTCTACCAGTACCTCTGA
- the ribH gene encoding 6,7-dimethyl-8-ribityllumazine synthase has product MSGHGAPELTIDGAADLKVAVVAAQWHDKVMNGLLDGAHRALKELGIAEATVLRVPGTFELPVAAKRLADRGYDAVIALGVVIRGGTPHFDYVCQAATAGLTQVSVDTGVPVGFGVLTCDNEEQAIDRAGLPGSAEDKGHEAVTAAVATAAVLRAIA; this is encoded by the coding sequence ATGAGCGGCCACGGAGCCCCCGAGCTGACCATCGACGGCGCCGCCGACCTCAAGGTCGCGGTCGTCGCCGCCCAGTGGCACGACAAGGTGATGAACGGCCTGCTGGACGGCGCCCACCGCGCGCTCAAGGAGCTCGGCATCGCCGAGGCCACCGTCCTGCGCGTCCCCGGCACCTTCGAGCTGCCGGTCGCCGCCAAGCGCCTCGCCGACCGCGGTTACGACGCCGTCATCGCCCTCGGCGTCGTCATCCGCGGCGGCACCCCGCACTTCGACTACGTCTGCCAGGCGGCCACCGCCGGCCTCACCCAGGTCAGCGTGGACACCGGCGTCCCGGTCGGTTTCGGCGTGCTGACCTGCGACAACGAGGAGCAGGCGATCGACCGCGCGGGCCTGCCGGGCTCCGCCGAGGACAAGGGCCACGAGGCCGTCACCGCCGCCGTCGCCACCGCCGCGGTGCTGCGCGCGATCGCCTGA
- a CDS encoding bifunctional 3,4-dihydroxy-2-butanone-4-phosphate synthase/GTP cyclohydrolase II, translating into MTAHQTDGPTDEFVLDPIERAIADIALGRAVIVVDDEDRENEGDIVFAASAATPELMAFTIRYSSGVICAPMTGDELDRLKLPPMTQVNEDRKGTAYTVSVDAREGVDTGISAADRARTVRLLSSPGTEPGDLTRPGHVFPLRAVEGGVLVRPGHTEAAVDLARLAGLPPAGAIAEVVNDDGTMARLPELVAFAREHGLAIISIEDLIAYRRRTELHVDRAAVTALPTVHGEFTAVGYKGTIDGIEHIALVAGGLGPDGRLPDGEDVLVRVHSECLTGDVLGSLRCDCGPQLEASLRRVAEAGRGVVLYLRGHEGRGIGLTHKLRAYELQEQGRDTVDANLDLGLPADARDYSIGAQMLVDLGVRSLTLLTNNPEKLTALTEHGLKVKGRESIEIAPGEHNLRYLRTKRDRMGHDLPGLGS; encoded by the coding sequence ATGACCGCCCATCAGACCGACGGCCCCACCGACGAGTTCGTGCTCGACCCGATCGAGCGGGCCATCGCCGACATCGCCCTCGGCCGCGCCGTGATCGTGGTCGACGACGAGGACCGCGAGAACGAGGGCGACATCGTCTTCGCCGCCTCCGCCGCCACCCCCGAGCTGATGGCCTTCACCATCCGCTACAGCTCCGGCGTGATCTGCGCCCCGATGACCGGTGACGAGCTGGACCGGCTCAAGCTCCCGCCGATGACGCAGGTCAACGAGGACCGCAAGGGCACCGCGTACACCGTCTCGGTGGACGCCCGCGAGGGGGTCGACACCGGCATCTCCGCGGCCGACCGCGCCCGCACCGTCCGGCTGCTGTCCTCGCCCGGCACCGAGCCGGGCGACCTCACCCGCCCCGGGCACGTCTTCCCGCTGCGCGCCGTCGAGGGCGGCGTGCTGGTCCGCCCCGGGCACACCGAGGCCGCCGTCGACCTGGCCAGGCTCGCCGGGCTGCCGCCGGCCGGCGCGATCGCCGAGGTGGTCAACGACGACGGCACCATGGCCCGGCTGCCCGAGCTGGTCGCCTTCGCCCGTGAGCACGGCCTCGCGATCATCTCCATCGAGGACCTGATCGCCTACCGCCGCCGCACCGAGCTGCACGTCGACCGGGCCGCGGTCACCGCCCTGCCCACCGTCCACGGCGAGTTCACCGCCGTCGGCTACAAGGGCACCATCGACGGCATCGAGCACATCGCCCTGGTGGCGGGCGGCCTCGGCCCGGACGGACGGCTGCCGGACGGCGAGGACGTGCTCGTGCGGGTCCACTCCGAGTGCCTGACCGGCGACGTCCTCGGCTCGCTGCGCTGCGACTGCGGCCCGCAGCTGGAGGCCTCGCTGCGCCGGGTCGCCGAGGCCGGCCGCGGCGTGGTGCTCTACCTGCGCGGCCACGAGGGCCGGGGGATCGGCCTGACCCACAAGCTGCGCGCCTACGAGCTGCAGGAGCAGGGCCGGGACACCGTCGACGCCAACCTCGATCTCGGCCTGCCCGCGGACGCCCGGGACTACAGCATCGGCGCCCAGATGCTCGTCGACCTCGGGGTGCGCTCGCTGACCCTGCTCACCAACAACCCCGAGAAGCTCACCGCGCTCACCGAGCACGGCCTCAAGGTCAAGGGGCGCGAGTCGATCGAGATCGCGCCCGGCGAGCACAACCTGCGCTACCTGCGCACCAAGCGCGACCGGATGGGCCACGACCTGCCCGGCCTCGGCTCCTGA
- a CDS encoding nicotinamide mononucleotide transporter family protein, which yields MCGNVLGLSALALGWRRSVWSWPVQLLSGAVLIAAYLGGHVPGLIGKQLIVIVTAAWGWTQWQRGRRDTGTIAVRFATWPERAALVAGTAAGTVGLALLFQAYPNLSWSPWSDAYIFVGTLAAMVAQARGWLEFWFAWIAVDVVGVPLAFDSGYSFSGLTYSIYFVLVLLGLRSWWLSTREPRLQSATVPQGVTA from the coding sequence ATGTGCGGCAACGTGCTCGGCCTGTCCGCCCTCGCGCTCGGCTGGCGCCGCTCGGTGTGGAGCTGGCCGGTCCAGCTGCTCTCCGGCGCCGTGCTGATCGCGGCCTACCTGGGCGGCCACGTCCCGGGCCTGATCGGCAAGCAGCTGATCGTCATCGTCACCGCCGCCTGGGGCTGGACCCAGTGGCAGCGCGGCCGCCGGGACACCGGCACGATCGCCGTCCGCTTCGCCACCTGGCCCGAGCGCGCGGCCCTGGTGGCCGGCACCGCCGCCGGGACGGTCGGCCTGGCGCTGCTGTTCCAGGCGTACCCCAACCTGTCCTGGAGCCCCTGGTCGGACGCCTACATCTTCGTCGGCACGCTGGCCGCGATGGTCGCCCAGGCGCGCGGCTGGCTGGAGTTCTGGTTCGCCTGGATCGCCGTCGACGTGGTCGGCGTCCCGCTCGCCTTCGACAGCGGTTACTCCTTCTCCGGCCTCACCTACTCGATCTACTTCGTCCTGGTGCTGCTCGGCCTGCGCTCCTGGTGGCTGAGCACCCGTGAGCCGCGTCTCCAGTCCGCCACCGTCCCGCAGGGAGTCACCGCATGA
- a CDS encoding riboflavin synthase gives MFTGIIEELGEVVSIEEIGDSSRIRLRGPVVCAGARHGDSIAVNGVCLTVVDTPDELAAGTGEFSADVMAETLHRSSLGELKPGSPVNLERAMALGDRLGGHLVQGHVDATGTLLSREPGERDAAGELRWEVLRFSLPDTISRYLVEKGSITVDGVSLTVVEAARDSFTVSLIPATLALTTLGAKAVGDSVNLEVDVLAKYVERLLDSRTLPNLPINHPESK, from the coding sequence GTGTTCACCGGCATCATCGAAGAGCTCGGCGAGGTCGTGTCGATCGAGGAGATCGGCGACTCCTCGCGGATCCGCCTGCGCGGCCCGGTGGTCTGTGCGGGTGCCCGTCACGGCGACTCCATCGCGGTCAACGGCGTCTGCCTGACCGTCGTCGACACCCCCGACGAACTGGCCGCCGGCACCGGCGAGTTCAGCGCCGACGTGATGGCCGAGACGCTGCACCGCTCCAGCCTCGGCGAGTTGAAGCCCGGCTCCCCGGTCAACCTGGAGCGCGCCATGGCGCTCGGCGACCGGCTCGGCGGCCACCTCGTCCAGGGGCACGTCGACGCCACCGGCACGCTGCTGAGCCGCGAGCCCGGCGAGCGCGACGCGGCCGGTGAACTCCGCTGGGAGGTCCTGCGGTTCTCGCTGCCGGACACCATCTCCCGCTACCTGGTGGAGAAGGGCTCGATCACCGTCGACGGCGTCAGCCTCACCGTCGTCGAGGCGGCCCGCGACAGCTTCACCGTCAGCCTGATCCCGGCCACCCTCGCGCTGACCACGCTCGGCGCCAAGGCCGTCGGCGACAGCGTCAACCTGGAGGTGGACGTCCTCGCCAAGTACGTCGAACGGCTCCTCGACTCCCGCACCCTGCCGAACCTGCCGATCAACCACCCGGAGTCGAAGTGA
- a CDS encoding SCO4226 family nickel-binding protein, translating into MAKFMDVHHGMTGITDEQLRQSHAADLAIEGEEGVHFEHAWADPESGTVYCLSEAPTKEAVQRVHTRTGHPADEIHPVPLAV; encoded by the coding sequence ATGGCCAAGTTCATGGACGTCCACCACGGGATGACCGGGATCACCGACGAGCAGCTCAGGCAGTCGCACGCGGCCGACCTGGCGATAGAAGGCGAGGAGGGCGTGCACTTCGAGCATGCCTGGGCCGACCCCGAGTCGGGCACGGTGTACTGCCTCTCCGAGGCGCCGACCAAGGAGGCCGTGCAGCGGGTCCACACGCGCACCGGCCACCCCGCGGACGAGATCCACCCGGTGCCGCTCGCGGTGTGA
- a CDS encoding antibiotic biosynthesis monooxygenase family protein produces the protein MIVRIWAGQVMAGHIEEFCTLLTTQVIPQLGRTDGCLGGELLRSVTEDGHRVLVVSRWRDEEALRGYAGPMWRIRPVWSEGELRYLAHPPEVTHFMPIAAPAPL, from the coding sequence GTGATCGTCAGGATCTGGGCCGGTCAGGTCATGGCCGGGCACATCGAGGAATTCTGCACGCTGCTGACGACACAGGTCATCCCGCAGCTCGGGCGGACGGACGGCTGCCTGGGCGGCGAGCTGCTGCGCTCGGTGACCGAGGACGGGCACCGGGTGCTCGTGGTCAGCCGGTGGCGCGACGAGGAGGCCCTGCGCGGGTACGCGGGGCCGATGTGGCGGATCCGACCGGTCTGGTCGGAGGGCGAGCTGCGCTATCTCGCACACCCGCCCGAGGTCACCCACTTCATGCCGATCGCGGCGCCCGCACCTCTCTGA